One stretch of Caldinitratiruptor microaerophilus DNA includes these proteins:
- a CDS encoding aspartate aminotransferase family protein — protein MTEKTETRPRVENPDAVVEQALRDYGEHVNDAMARLYRFMGFTTLEWEARGAVITDIYGREFIDCGSYGVMFHGHSHPRVVAAVREQLDRMAMHGRTLPHKPIADLGRLLASIAPGDLQYCFFCNSGAEANEAALKLARAYTKRPGFVAATGAFHGKTFGALSVSGRELYREPFYPLLPGVTHVPFGDLEAMEKAIGPDTAAVILEPIQGEGGVIVPPDDYLPGVRRLCDERGALLILDEVQTGMGRTGRWWASEHWGVVPDILTTAKALGGGVMPIGAVVAKAPIWDLFNANPYIHSSTFGGNPLACRAAIAAIEAIQEEGLLEQAAAKGEYLLSRLRALRDRYPQVLRDVRGKGLLIGLELTKDGHAGVLISELIDRGVIVIHSLNNPRVIRVSPPAVITYEQLDRVLAALEAGIARAAEVDADIE, from the coding sequence TTGACCGAGAAGACCGAGACGCGGCCCCGGGTGGAGAACCCCGACGCGGTCGTGGAGCAGGCGCTCCGGGACTACGGCGAGCACGTCAACGACGCCATGGCCCGGCTCTACCGGTTCATGGGGTTCACGACCCTGGAGTGGGAGGCGCGGGGCGCCGTCATCACGGACATCTACGGCCGCGAGTTCATCGACTGCGGCTCGTACGGCGTCATGTTCCACGGGCACAGCCACCCCAGGGTGGTGGCGGCGGTGCGGGAGCAGCTCGACCGCATGGCCATGCACGGACGCACGCTCCCCCACAAGCCCATCGCCGACCTGGGCCGGCTGCTCGCCTCCATCGCCCCCGGGGATCTCCAGTACTGCTTCTTCTGCAACTCGGGGGCCGAGGCGAACGAGGCCGCCCTGAAGCTGGCCCGGGCCTACACGAAGCGTCCGGGCTTCGTGGCCGCCACCGGCGCGTTCCACGGCAAGACCTTCGGCGCGCTCTCGGTGAGCGGCCGGGAGCTTTACCGGGAGCCCTTCTATCCGCTGCTGCCGGGGGTCACGCACGTCCCCTTCGGCGACCTGGAGGCGATGGAGAAGGCGATCGGGCCGGACACCGCCGCGGTGATCCTCGAGCCCATCCAGGGCGAGGGCGGGGTCATCGTCCCGCCGGACGACTACCTTCCCGGGGTCCGCCGGCTCTGCGACGAGCGGGGGGCCCTCCTGATCCTGGACGAGGTCCAGACCGGCATGGGCAGGACCGGGCGCTGGTGGGCGTCGGAGCACTGGGGCGTCGTCCCGGACATCCTGACGACCGCCAAGGCGCTGGGCGGCGGGGTCATGCCGATCGGGGCGGTCGTGGCGAAGGCGCCGATCTGGGACCTCTTCAACGCCAACCCGTACATCCACAGCTCGACCTTCGGCGGGAACCCGCTGGCGTGCCGGGCCGCCATCGCCGCCATCGAGGCCATCCAGGAGGAGGGCCTCCTCGAGCAGGCGGCGGCCAAGGGCGAGTATCTCCTGAGCCGCCTGCGGGCCCTGCGGGACCGCTACCCGCAGGTCCTGCGGGACGTGCGCGGCAAGGGCCTCCTGATCGGGCTGGAGCTCACCAAGGACGGGCACGCGGGGGTGCTCATCAGCGAGCTCATCGACCGCGGCGTGATCGTCATCCACTCGCTCAACAACCCCCGGGTGATCCGGGTCTCCCCGCCCGCCGTCATCACGTACGAGCAGCTGGACCGGGTCCTCGCCGCGCTCGAGGCGGGCATCGCCCGAGCGGCCGAGGTCGACGCGGACATCGAGTAG
- a CDS encoding phosphomannomutase/phosphoglucomutase, translated as MFREYDIRGVAGDDLTPAVAEAVGRAFATYMQRRGVRDRRVLVGRDGRASSPELREALVAGLRSAGADVVDIGLVVTPILYYSRVLYGIDGAVMITASHNPPEYNGFKIALGYATIHGEEIQALRRIIEEESFAAGSGSYETRDPVPEYIEMLREKIRLDRPLKVVADAGNGTAGLFAEKALRAMGAEVIPLYCDLDPSFPHHHPDPVKPENLQDLIRAVREHGADLGLGFDGDADRLGVVDDGGGIVWGDTYMALLWREVLARHPGAPAIIEVKCSQALWDEVERLGGRPLFYRTGHSLIKAKMKEIGAVFTGEMSGHMFFADEYYGYDDAFYAAGRLLRFLSRQPKPLSALVAEIPHYHATPEIRVDCPDERKFEVVAALREHFKRQYEVVEVDGARVLFPGGWGLVRASNTQPVLVLRCEGRTEADLERIKDEMEQALREVGGIRCEL; from the coding sequence ATGTTCCGGGAGTACGACATCCGTGGGGTTGCAGGGGACGACCTCACCCCGGCCGTGGCGGAGGCGGTGGGCAGGGCCTTCGCCACATACATGCAGCGGCGCGGCGTGCGGGATCGCCGGGTGCTCGTGGGCCGCGACGGGCGCGCCTCCTCCCCGGAACTCCGGGAGGCCCTCGTCGCCGGGCTCCGGAGCGCGGGGGCCGACGTGGTGGACATCGGCCTCGTCGTCACGCCGATTCTCTACTACAGCCGGGTGCTCTACGGCATCGACGGCGCCGTGATGATCACGGCCAGCCACAACCCTCCCGAGTACAACGGGTTCAAGATCGCCCTGGGGTACGCCACCATCCACGGTGAGGAGATCCAGGCCCTGCGCCGCATCATCGAGGAGGAAAGCTTTGCTGCCGGGTCCGGCTCCTACGAGACCCGCGACCCGGTGCCGGAGTACATCGAGATGCTCCGGGAGAAGATCCGGCTCGACCGGCCCTTGAAGGTGGTGGCGGACGCCGGCAACGGCACGGCGGGCCTCTTCGCCGAGAAGGCGCTGCGGGCCATGGGCGCCGAGGTCATCCCGCTTTACTGCGATCTCGATCCGTCCTTCCCCCACCACCACCCCGACCCGGTCAAGCCGGAGAACCTGCAGGACCTCATCCGGGCCGTGCGTGAGCACGGCGCCGACCTGGGGCTGGGCTTCGACGGCGACGCAGACCGGCTGGGGGTCGTCGACGACGGGGGCGGGATCGTCTGGGGCGACACCTACATGGCGCTGCTCTGGCGTGAGGTGCTGGCCCGGCACCCCGGGGCGCCGGCGATCATCGAGGTGAAGTGCTCCCAGGCCCTGTGGGACGAGGTCGAGCGCCTGGGCGGGCGGCCCCTCTTCTACCGCACCGGGCACTCCCTCATCAAGGCGAAGATGAAGGAGATCGGCGCCGTCTTCACCGGCGAGATGTCCGGCCACATGTTCTTCGCCGACGAGTACTACGGCTACGACGACGCCTTCTACGCCGCCGGGCGGCTGCTCCGGTTCCTCTCACGTCAGCCGAAGCCCCTATCCGCCCTGGTGGCCGAGATCCCGCACTACCATGCCACGCCCGAGATCCGGGTCGACTGCCCCGACGAGCGCAAGTTCGAGGTCGTCGCCGCCCTGCGGGAGCACTTCAAGCGGCAGTACGAGGTCGTCGAGGTCGACGGCGCCCGCGTGCTCTTCCCGGGCGGCTGGGGGCTGGTGCGCGCGTCGAACACCCAGCCCGTCCTCGTCCTGCGCTGCGAGGGGCGCACCGAGGCCGACCTGGAGCGGATCAAGGACGAGATGGAGCAGGCGCTGCGGGAGGTGGGCGGTATCCGTTGTGAGTTGTGA
- the thiW gene encoding energy coupling factor transporter S component ThiW: MRPRVHQLTLAALYVAVGVLTSHLVVVPVAFAKAFPVQHFLNVLSAVTLGPGGAVSVAFAVSVLRVALGTGTPLAFPGSMFGALLAGLLYRRSGRVAAALAGEIVGTGVLGALVAVPVAQLVLGRQVGFLVYIVPFTVSSAAGALLAGALLPVLRRVPALQRWLR, from the coding sequence GTGCGGCCGCGCGTTCATCAGCTCACCCTGGCCGCCCTGTACGTCGCGGTCGGGGTGCTGACCTCCCACCTCGTCGTCGTCCCGGTCGCCTTCGCCAAGGCCTTTCCCGTCCAGCACTTCCTCAACGTCCTCTCGGCAGTGACGCTGGGGCCGGGTGGCGCCGTCTCCGTGGCCTTCGCGGTCTCCGTCCTCCGGGTGGCCCTGGGGACCGGGACGCCGCTGGCGTTTCCCGGCAGCATGTTCGGCGCGCTCCTGGCGGGCCTCCTGTACCGGCGGTCGGGCAGGGTGGCCGCGGCCCTGGCGGGGGAGATCGTCGGGACGGGCGTCCTCGGGGCCCTGGTGGCCGTGCCGGTGGCGCAGCTCGTGTTGGGGCGCCAGGTGGGGTTCCTCGTCTACATCGTCCCCTTCACGGTCTCCAGCGCGGCCGGAGCGCTCCTGGCCGGAGCGCTCCTTCCCGTGCTGCGGCGGGTTCCCGCGCTGCAGCGGTGGCTGAGATGA
- a CDS encoding VanZ family protein — MASKRRRRRRGTGRSADTPLRALQGGRAAAPSRPGGETEREKARSAPPAKPGSGAALRPVPPSRSQPAVRGVPGVRSERLRPAAITWRVTLHWLAVLAWMGVIFVASSVPDLRAIPVMARLGFLPLQLSPAQAYWLELIVRKTAHVLEYGVLAALILSATRATWPRLAGWAAARWSWTWATFYALGDEWHQRFVPGRDGRLTDVAIDAAGAALALWLILRRAARLRAGAGRSSRKG, encoded by the coding sequence GTGGCGTCCAAGAGGCGGCGCAGGCGGCGTGGCACGGGCCGCTCGGCGGACACGCCGCTGCGCGCGCTCCAGGGCGGCCGGGCGGCGGCGCCGTCGCGCCCCGGCGGGGAGACGGAGCGGGAGAAGGCGCGGTCCGCCCCCCCGGCGAAGCCCGGGTCGGGCGCGGCGCTGCGGCCGGTGCCCCCATCCCGGAGCCAGCCCGCGGTGCGGGGCGTCCCGGGGGTACGGTCCGAGCGCCTGCGCCCGGCCGCCATCACGTGGCGGGTGACCCTGCACTGGCTGGCCGTCCTGGCCTGGATGGGGGTCATCTTCGTCGCCTCGTCGGTGCCGGACCTGCGGGCGATCCCCGTCATGGCGAGGCTGGGGTTCCTCCCGCTGCAGCTCAGCCCCGCGCAGGCCTACTGGCTCGAGCTCATCGTCCGCAAGACCGCCCACGTCCTCGAGTACGGCGTGCTGGCGGCCCTGATCCTCTCGGCCACGCGCGCGACGTGGCCCCGCCTGGCCGGCTGGGCGGCCGCGCGGTGGTCGTGGACCTGGGCCACGTTCTACGCGCTCGGAGACGAGTGGCACCAGCGCTTTGTCCCGGGCCGGGACGGGCGCCTCACGGACGTCGCCATCGACGCTGCGGGCGCCGCGCTGGCCTTGTGGCTCATCCTCCGTCGGGCCGCCCGCCTGCGGGCCGGGGCGGGCCGGAGCTCCCGCAAGGGGTGA